One Amblyomma americanum isolate KBUSLIRL-KWMA chromosome 8, ASM5285725v1, whole genome shotgun sequence DNA window includes the following coding sequences:
- the LOC144101172 gene encoding winged helix repair factor 1-like isoform X2 produces the protein MSHKRLMRARKRLCCPAEPFSTAHSKVSSCQDAVLRLHGGDLSRSHCRIAGETKSALQMLRSIFPSDKFQAGFPAIAMRHQLYAMVPNRTEVDKALTEMTERGEVRVFQLGPHETDAAVLFTEDYGIYVHQRSGHSSAVEKLLERVVLRCWNASYSHSSLAIEHGLSDSDISELEHLGLLVPHGMGGDGSGGRHWWLGVPGALCFLRTLVRGRVALLQVLRRSKHQELSRAELESLRLPRGTKLGIGYFVYDAVGANLVACVKTTAGDLLRLRE, from the exons ATGAGCCACAAACGCCTCATGCGGGCCAGGAAACGGCTGTGCTGCCCGGCCGAGCCGTTTTCGACTGCACATTCGAAAGTCTCAAGCTGCCAAG ATGCGGTCCTCAGACTGCACGGCGGCGACCTTTCGCGGAGCCACTGCCGCATCGCCGGTGAAACGAAGTCCGCGCTGCAGATGCTGCGCTCCATATTCCCCTCAGACAAGTTCCAGGCTGGCTTCCCTGCGATCGCCATGAGGCACCAGCTCTACGCCATGGTCCCCAACCGAACGGAGGTCGACAAAGCGTTG ACCGAGATGACAGAGCGCGGCGAGGTACGGGTCTTTCAACTGGGACCCCACGAAACGGATGCTGCGGTGCTGTTCACTGAAGACTATGGCATATATGTGCACCAGAGGAGTGGACACAGTTCAGCAGTAG AGAAACTCCTGGAACGAGTCGTACTGCGCTGTTGGAATGCCAGCTACAGCCACTCATCCTTGGCCATCGAGCATGGCCTGAGCGACTCTGACATCAG TGAGCTAGAACACCTTGGGCTATTGGTGCCTCATGGAATGGGTGGCGACGGGAGCGGTGGTCGCCACTGGTGGCTCGGTGTTCCCGGTGCACTCTGCTTCCTGAGGACGCTTGTGCGCGGCCGCGTGGCGCTCCTGCAAGTGCTGCGAAGGTCCAAGCACCAGGAGCTCTCTCGAGCTGAGCTGGAGAGCCTGCGGCTACCCCGAGGAACCAAACTGGGCATCGGCTACTTTGTGTACGACGCCGTTGGAGCGAACCTTGTGGCGTGTGTCAAGACAACGGCCGGAGACTTGCTCAGGCTGAGGGAGTGA
- the LOC144101172 gene encoding winged helix repair factor 1-like isoform X1: MSHKRLMRARKRLCCPAEPFSTAHSKVSSCQARENVADAVLRLHGGDLSRSHCRIAGETKSALQMLRSIFPSDKFQAGFPAIAMRHQLYAMVPNRTEVDKALTEMTERGEVRVFQLGPHETDAAVLFTEDYGIYVHQRSGHSSAVEKLLERVVLRCWNASYSHSSLAIEHGLSDSDISELEHLGLLVPHGMGGDGSGGRHWWLGVPGALCFLRTLVRGRVALLQVLRRSKHQELSRAELESLRLPRGTKLGIGYFVYDAVGANLVACVKTTAGDLLRLRE, translated from the exons ATGAGCCACAAACGCCTCATGCGGGCCAGGAAACGGCTGTGCTGCCCGGCCGAGCCGTTTTCGACTGCACATTCGAAAGTCTCAAGCTGCCAAG CGCGTGAAAATGTCGCAGATGCGGTCCTCAGACTGCACGGCGGCGACCTTTCGCGGAGCCACTGCCGCATCGCCGGTGAAACGAAGTCCGCGCTGCAGATGCTGCGCTCCATATTCCCCTCAGACAAGTTCCAGGCTGGCTTCCCTGCGATCGCCATGAGGCACCAGCTCTACGCCATGGTCCCCAACCGAACGGAGGTCGACAAAGCGTTG ACCGAGATGACAGAGCGCGGCGAGGTACGGGTCTTTCAACTGGGACCCCACGAAACGGATGCTGCGGTGCTGTTCACTGAAGACTATGGCATATATGTGCACCAGAGGAGTGGACACAGTTCAGCAGTAG AGAAACTCCTGGAACGAGTCGTACTGCGCTGTTGGAATGCCAGCTACAGCCACTCATCCTTGGCCATCGAGCATGGCCTGAGCGACTCTGACATCAG TGAGCTAGAACACCTTGGGCTATTGGTGCCTCATGGAATGGGTGGCGACGGGAGCGGTGGTCGCCACTGGTGGCTCGGTGTTCCCGGTGCACTCTGCTTCCTGAGGACGCTTGTGCGCGGCCGCGTGGCGCTCCTGCAAGTGCTGCGAAGGTCCAAGCACCAGGAGCTCTCTCGAGCTGAGCTGGAGAGCCTGCGGCTACCCCGAGGAACCAAACTGGGCATCGGCTACTTTGTGTACGACGCCGTTGGAGCGAACCTTGTGGCGTGTGTCAAGACAACGGCCGGAGACTTGCTCAGGCTGAGGGAGTGA